The window CGATATAACCCCGTTTCGTGTTGCTTATCTCTGTATTCTTATATGACGTCCTAATCGTCacaaaatatgttaaatacaTGCACACAAACTTACTGTTTACATTCTcgtaattattttcatttttttttctgataaaatacatatttttaggtGCTTAGTAATACATAAAcgtatatttgtattgtttatcaAACAACATAAATATTTACCTTGCTATAAGTTTTTAAACATATTGAAATGAATATGTTTGTAGTTACATACTACACGGGGAGGACACGAGAACAACTAAGCAATTCTAAGGTATTTTGTAAGCTTCGACCTATAACGATACTGTATAAAATAGACTAACGTTAACGATAgttaacgctcagtgtaaaatatgtACATATTAAATGCCTAACATGTTAAAATGAGAAtacactggcggatctagaaatattcataagtgggggcccactgactgcctaagagggggccagctccagtcacgcttcatgcagtgattctctatataagcaaccaaattttttcccaaaaagggggaagccccccccccccctaaatccgcctctggaatAGAACATGCCATGAAGGATTTTGTTCTTAAATTTTATGTGTagtgttttattgacttttttctTTTGGTCATTGTGTTGACTAATTTTCTGCGACTTATGGGGTTTTACTGTCCCCTTTTATGTTATACCTATTTTTGTCTGGCATGTCGATTTTATATCTTTATCAAAAGTATTCCTCGTCTGCTGTTGAAGATTACGAAATACAATTCAATCAGGCTTTCTGAAATGACATTTCTGACCTACTTAACGTTTTCATCTTTAAAAAAGGTAATTTTATTACTTGTTTGTTGAAAGTTTTCACAATTTACTATATTACTTGTAAGCAAGTAATGATGCATAATGTCCCTGTGAAGATTTTTTTGGCAAGGTGCAAGGGAGAAATTTTCCACAGTAAGTtgtataaataattatatgaCTTTCTGGGAAGTATCTACTTTCAGTTTCAAATTCAACTTCATGATCTATTATTACATATatgaattaaacatgtttaaacaacTGTCATTGTACATTCAATAAAAATATGTGTCACTACGAAATGATGTGCAGAAATTTTATAATGATTACATTATAGTCACGGACATATAAAACCATCATGGGCTAAAACATTACCCTttgattatattattttgttattaatcagcagtttattcaattatttttagaTAATAAAGTATTCgatatcaattaaaaacaaaaatattccgCAATTATGTTCAGAATAGGGATATCTTACAAAACCTTACCGTTTTATTTTACGGAGCAGATTCAATGCGTCAATAAACACTATATAAATCTCTATTGTATAATTTCTGATAAGACACAAGTATTTTTACTAGATCAATGACGTTCATATCACGTGAACAATTAGCTTCCTTGTTGTTGATTTGGTGACAACCCAAAAATACACAAGATTCCAGCTTCCTGAAATACAGGTATATACTGATTGATATAGTTTGAAATCTAGGCAATTCAAATACTTGCTAAAATGTGTTTAAACatatgtaataataaaacaatgcaACCTTTTTTTTAATATCGAAAGTTATTTAATGTATACGTCATTCATTAAAAAACGGTTAaactatttgtaaacaaatttacaCAGGTTTACCATTTTTCATAGCCAGGAGATTTTGGTTTACAAATGCATTTTCGTTTACAAAGGAATAGAAACTAGACAATATATGATTTGACAAAAATAAGGCTTATAACGCTTTTGGTTGTACATTTCCATAGTAACCAACACTGCAATGTATTGTGTTTGATATAACGAGTCatgcatggttttttttaacgGCGAAATCTCTCACTATGCCTGCATCCTAGGCTACTTTATTATAGGTATTTGAAATTTCTGAAGACCTTAACAGATATGTTCAAAGttcatgcatgtatatatatggtATACAGATGTACTGTAAAATTGTTTAAGCTCTTACCAAAGTTTGgcaaatatatatagaaattctCTACCCTTGCTAAAATAGAAAACATACGGTTAAATGAttgttcattgttgacattcatttaaaaagatattttaagcGCATCATGTGCTTAGCGTGTTTAATAAAGTCAAATTAACAAAGAAACATTTGATAACTAGGCTACTATAAAGTTTAAAATtcatataacaaagaaaataataaaatagaaatggTCACTTATTCAAGTGACTGTGGCTTTGGTATTAACGTAATTTTGCTGATTATTTTCTCGAATGTAAGATTCGaattattacaaaaaatgaattatacaGAAAATTGAAACATCATGATTAATtcgtcattttatttgttaaggTATTATCggcatttttatttaaatgatttcatttcaTAACGCAATATGGACCAATATGGatgtttttaacaaaaaagatTTTCAACTAAGCATTTCTAAATAACTTCGAATGAATTAttttacaacttttcttacattttctcaaactgtatgatttttaagtCATCTTATAAAATGCTGGATTTATAAAATGCACCTGAAATGAACATATTTGCTTGGCATAATTTTAGACGTAGCAGTACACTGGTATGGCCGCTGGTGAAACAATCTCGGAGTCTCTGTTTGTAGCAGCAATAGACTTTGGTACAACGTATTCTGGTTATGCCTTTGGTAATAGAAATGATTACAAAGATGATCCCTCAAAAGTAGCCGGTTGTCACTGGAGTATGGGTTCACAACCGGGGCTCTCCCTCAAGACACcgtcatgtattttgtttgaccCCGAACAAAACTTTGACTCCTTCGGTGGAGAAGCCGAAGATAAATATACAGAACTAGCACAAGATGAAGAACATGGTGACTGGTATTTTTTCAGAAGATTCAAAATGCAGCTTTATGGCAAAGAGGTATCATAATGACTTATATATGCTGCTGCGtgtaaacatacatgtatcttaactCAAGCCGGGTGCAATGCTTTTTTTAATGTAGTTCTTGAAACATACTGCTTAATTGACTCAGTTAAAAACTTAAACAAATGCCTAATAAAACTTTTCAACCAATCCGAAATGATTTTGTTATAATCATGAAagaaaatgtcaaacaaaaacaCGTGCTGATGCTCATATACATATttatagatttaagaagatgtgatacgagtgccaatgagacaactctccatccaagtcactatttgtaaatggaaaccattataggtcaactacatgtatatatattagttATGCATacttcatttattcaacaatcaAGAGGTAGAATTCTACTCATTCTCCTGCATCACAAACCATACTCATAGATACATAGATCAATGTTGTCCTAAAAAATGAACATGAAATAAAGACTATTGTTAAAAACACTTTACATACAAATCCTGGTCAGATCTGATAGGTTAGGTCAATTCACATTGatcagaaatagaaaaaaaacagagACGTTGTTATGCATTATATGCAATAGACATTTACTTTGACATTACGTCAATGAGGTGGGAAATTTTCGCTTTCTCCTTCATTTTGTATGGGTAAATTATGTCGAAAACCGTTTAGGTCcaacatttttggttaagcacCGTTTGCTTCCAGAATATTTCATATATTGTCTTTGTGACtaagatagttttttttttaaatagaattattTTACCTACCaaccaaattatatatttttttcattgagatAGGACACACATATGTTTATTTAGAGCTTAGGTAATAACATGGGTTTTAACAGTACTTGTAGTGGCGGATTCAGGGATGGACGGGGGCTTGAAGGCAGTTGGTAACAAAGTGCGCCGTACTTTATTATTCAACAGAAAATGCCGATATTTGTAATTAAGATTTTAACTAAAATGTTCATAAATCGAAACAGCAATTTTACAGAATATCTTATTATGTATGCAGGAATTATCAAAAGACTTCATGTTGGAAGGAGAAAATGGTTTACAAATGCCAGCCATAAAAGTGTTTGCAGAAAGCATCAAATTCCTGCGAACACACTTTGAGGACCATATAAAGAATAAAGCCGATGAAATCAAACCACGTGATGTAGAATGGGTGTTGACCGTACCAGCCATCTGGCCAGATCCAGCTAAAAAGTTCATGAAGGAAGCTGCTAATGCTGTATGTATTAGGTTATTGTTAAAGatgatttgtatattttttcaaatattagatATAAACATGTCAGATATAACGTTAAAGtatcataatttttattatgACATGACTTAAGGCCCAACGTTTACAAATTGTAGCTAAAGTCGTTTGTTTTTAGGCCTGTTTTGTTTGGAGAAGATATATCCATGTATACATAGGTCTTCCATGTCTTTATATTCAGTTTTCTTTTGTTGCAAGGTAAACTGATTTTAAGCgaaattttatttaattccatAAAGTGTAAGAATGTACATCAAAAGCAACAATGACGGTCTGTTTTACGTTGATACGATATTTCAGAGTGAAATGAACGTTTTCTACGATATATCATTGCCCTTATCATTTATTGCTGTCACTACTCATCATCAAACGTTTTACTTGTCACAGGCAACATGATGGGTGTTTAGACGTTTAACTTGTCAAAGGCAACACTATGGGTGTTTAAACGTACTTGTCACAGGCAACACGATAGATGTTTAAACGTTGTACTTGTCACCGGCAACACGATAGATGTTTAAACGTTGTACTTGTCACAGGCAATACTATGGATGTTTAAACGTTGTACTTGTCACCGGCAACACGATAGATGTTTAAACGTTGTTCTTGTCATAGGCAACACTATGGATGTTTAAACGTTGTACTTATCACAGGCAACTTGAACATGAGAGGTGTTTAGACGTTTAACTTGTCATAGGCAACACGATGGGTGTTTAAACGTTTTACTTGTCATAGGCAACATGAACTGTGTTTAAACGTTAAATGTGTCATATGCAACACGATGGGTGTTAAAATTATTTACTTGCCATATGCAATATTTTAACGTTTTACTTGTGATAGACAACATTTAAACGTTGTATTTGTCATAGGCAACACGAATCGATTGGTGTTTTTAAGGAATCAGGAACTGCTTAAGCGTCTTGAGAAGTTACCTGCGGTAATGTGGGACCTCATACTGGTCATTCTAGAGTGTTATTGAAGTATGTTTGTTGTGGTTCATTAAagcgtttctcgtttctcgtttttctatatagattagaccgttagttttcccgtttgaattgttttacactagtaatattttggggcccttcatagcttgctgttcggtgtgagccaaagctccgtgttgaagaccgtaccttgacctataatattttccttttattttgtaaaattttgtataataaattgtgacttggatggagagttctctcattggcactcataccacattttactATATCTAttgatttatttatgttttatgttttatgttttcgacttttcgtttttgttttatgGCTATGGCATTATTTTCTTTCTTAAACTCGAAATATTTTATTACCCCGATTTATATTATCCGTCCTCTGTCGGCAATAGCTGATTCTCTGACAATCACGTTGAAAGCTAAATTAGCAATAAGGAGGATAGAGTATAGTGCCAATCTTATATCCAAAATGTCAGATCATAGATTATATTTTTAATGCTTCGGCTTGTTTCTATGGAAAAACTTTTTTTACAATAATCTTGAAATTTGtagatcaaattttattttgtcagGGAGGTATACCCAACAGTCGTCTCATTTTGGCGTTAGAACCAGAAGCTGCATCTATCTACTGTAAAAACTTACCTGTAGATAGAACTCTTTCTACTGGTGGAAGATCTACCCTCGATGCTTTTGCTCCGGGAACACAGTATCTAATACTGGATGCAGGAGGTAAATGAATGTATCTAACAAACCATTAAAACACGTATCTACCGAACCATTATTACTGTTCCCCCTATTACATGAAAGACTCCGTGTCTGAGTGTGGAATATCCCGGAATTGTGAGGCTATGTACATGAAAATGGAGATCGACAAttgtagttaaaaataaaatgtttgtcacagtcaaattacaattaaaatagCATAAGTTGTAGCTTAATGCTAAACATATTCACATCTTGTACGTCGGCTAAAATACAATAGTTAGAGAGCCAGACAAGATCTTCCAAATGTTAAGGTGAAGAAACCACTTTTGAAGGATTCTAGGGAGATTGACATTCAAATTGCCTCCGGGAGATCATTCCAAACATAATAGTGCTTGGGAAAAAAGACGATTTAAAATAGTCTTTACTTGTATTATATACATGCCGAAACCTATGTTGTCACCATTcacaacataaaattgagaaaggaaatggtgaatatgtcaaagcgacaaccacccgaccatagagcaaacaacagccgaaggcaaccaatgggtcttcaatgtagcgagaattcccgcacccgtaggtgtccttcagctggcccctaaaatatgcataatagtacagtgataatggacgtcatactaaactccgaattatacacaagaaactaaaatttaaaatcatacaagactaacaaaggccagaggctcctgacttgggacaggcgcaaaattgcggcggggttaaacatgtttatgagatctcaaccctccccctatacctctagccaatgtagaaaagtaaaagaataacaatacgcacattaaaattcagttcaagagaagtccgagtctggtgtcaaaaaatgtaacaaaagaaaataaataaaatgacaataatacataaataacaacagactactagcagttaactgacatgccagctccagacctcaattaaactgattgaaagattatgtcttcatcatatgaatatcaggtacaatccctcccgttaggggtttagtatcatactatcataaaatatatgagaagaacataacccgtgtcatgccaacaactgttttttttaagaaataaatgtgtttagttccgatgcaaagaccctatcagtgaatcaatgttaaagccaaaatatgcaagcATCTATAGAACCATTACCAACAAATGTTAAATCACATACGTTTTACATATTTGGGGCCAATTTCTCTGATTAACTAACATACCCCGGAGAGTAGTCTTCCAGAttcaaattgaattatttttggtCAAAGattcaaacatttttaaattgttgCAGAAATGCATAATTATACAGACAAACCTTCTTAAGGGACCGTCTGTATTAAGAAAAAAACTGTGCTATGAGTTCGAATGTATGTCCCTTTGCAGTGCATTTCATATAGATTGAATCTGTATTAAAAAACCGCCTGTCTTATGAGACCACCTTTTTGCTCTCGCAAATATAGATACTACATTAAACGGTTCTAATTTTATTGTGTCATATTCCCGTTTGaaaatcaatgtctcttcagagATAGCAAGGCCAAACAATGATATCCAGGTgtaatgataagtcgttatcctaaggctatttttttcttattttttctgtacacttagctttcattttttattaccatgcattgtcaagcttggtaactcataattatttgtcagtaactaaatgtacgatgctgtcccatactgaaccttctgaccttgtttgtttacatttaaatttcaatggcgtcaaaatcacgtgatgtcaattcgttctacccaatcaaattgctctactgtcaattaggggattttccagtctacggcaattacgttatttctttgtgggatattgcttcaaaatagtttgcaataattttgggttttattcaacaggaaaactctttttttgccatcccttttgacatcagtggaattctgtatgaatatttaactacagtcatgatggtcagaatatcgatctttttataatgaataaaaagaaaattctatgaaaaataaatgtaaattatttttcattaacctactctatattcctgtacaaaattatggcatgggcatcgttttttcaatcagttttcctttcattttggttgggattttttcgcgggaaaatcaTGAAAGACGTAAtgagcatgtcattttaaaattcctaaaaatacgatttgcttgacctgtattgcctgccacaagattgatgacgctgaatggaatgtacacaaagcaatggaggccggaagtgggattttgtgaagttctagaatgtttttagacattcggaagtcgggattgaaacgggcattagaaatttggtattttttagcaataattgagaacaacaatgaaaacttaccttcagaaatgtttttttattcaaaagtttagaaaaaacgtattctacattgtttttctaagccggaagtagcgtagtgacgtcaatgcggagtttccccgtgtgttaagttcaaacacaaatacctaacgaactgacaagatgaacgattttagactacggtaggatacAAACCGAAAATGACTAAACGTATACCTAATCACAGACAGTGAATCAAAATCACGAGAGGGATACaattcttaattctgatttgatCGAGGCCAAAAccaaatgtttataaaaagaaCTGATATTATCGAAACAGACAATTAcatttagaccgttggttttcttgtttttatattgttttacaattgGAATCAGTACtatataaaattgcaaaaataaattttatatacatcATTTAGTCTTCTATTAGCTTTTATCAACCTAACATTTGCCTTACTGATTTTTGAGTAAAACAAGAACATAGGAAATGTgccacatgtttttttttgttaaaacaaacgGTAGTTTTTATAAAATGGTCACAGAAACCGCGATGCTGTAATTACTTTTGGAGTAAAAGTATTTTATCAAATCTCACAcaacaatcaaattatttttattcaagtacttttatttttattttaggtgGAACGGTTGATATTACTGTACAAGAAATAAAAGACGATGGCGACATCAAACAGATTTATATGGCCAACGGTGGAGATTGGGGCGGAACTAAAGTCGACGAAGCATTTGACGAATTCCTGACGGATATTGTTGGATCAGATACGGTGGAAAAATTCCGGAAGGATGACAAAGTCGATTATCTAGGTCTGTGTAGAGAATTTGAAGTGAAAAAGCGAAGTATTCGCCCAGACAGCACAGCTAAAATAACAATTCGAATTCCATTAAGTTTAAGTGAAAGATTTCAAGAAGTGAAAGGAGTTTCGCTGAAAAGTTCCTTCAAATCAAACAAATCAATGTCATGGGTGGGTGATAAATTACGTGTCGATCCCGACACTGCTAAAAAGTTCTTTGAAGAACCATGCCAACGCATTGTTGACCATCTGAAGGATTTATTCCAGAAAGGAGCAGTTGTCGATACAGACATCATTTTAATGGTTGGTGGTTTTTCTGAATCACAAATGCTGCAGGAAGCAATAAAGTCGGCATTTCAAAGCAAAACTGTAATAATACCAGAAGATGCAGGTCTTGCTGTGCTCAAAGGTGCAGTTCAGTTCGGATTTAATCCAAAGGTTATAAGTCCAAGAATCCTTCGATACACTTTTGGATTCGGTACAAATATGCAGTTCCGTCCACATACTGACCCAGAAGATAAGAAACATTTTACTAATAATAAGATGTATTGCCGGGATAGATTTGGAAAGCATATCGGGAGAGGAGAACCGATGGAGTGCGGGGATCTAACCAATACGAAAACATACAATCCATTAAAAGAAAACGCGAGTAAAATTGTACTTCCTCTCTATTCGTCTCGTTCTGATGATCCACAATATATCGATGAAGAAGATTGTACTTATATCGGGAAATTTGAGGTTGATTTGTCAGACGTAACTGGTCCTGATCGGGACGTCGAGATCGGGATGAAATTTGGAGGGACTGATATAGCTGTTGAAGCAACGATTAAGTCAACTGGACAAAAAATTGAAGCACGTTACAGTAAATTACGTGCATTGTAAACATAGTTTATTGAGACAGTTTCATTGTACATTTAAAGTACAGTATATAGTTTATAGTTTGTTATACTTATATGTCGCTACGCGTGAATTTCATTAATTACATTATAACTGTAGTTATAGATTCATTACTGCTAAAAGGGCTTTCAAATTTTTCTGAaaacgattaaaaaaaatattcccttatATATCTGTTTAtcagtaccaaaaaaaaaatcattcccgTGATTTTGTTTAACAGTTTTTATCCAATAGCTATATTTGTCAGAAgaacattaaaaacaaatgataatgATGTTTGATAATTTTACAGTCAACTTTTGAAAAGTTTGTGCCACGTCGTAGGCAGTTGTTTTACTAATAATTTAATAATGTTATTTGACTGATCTCTAAAACTTTTTGAGTACGCCCAGGTAAGGGGGTtcattttaagctcacctgaccCAAAAGGCAAATTGATCTTTTCTCATCAATTGGCATCCGTCGTTGttgtcgtccgttaacttttacaaaaatcttcccctatgaaactactaggccaattttaccaaacttggccacaatcatcactagagaatctagtttaaaaatgggtccgatgaccccgcctgccAACGAAGATGGtcggcatggctaaaaataaaacataggggtaaaatgtagttttttgcttatatctctgaaacaacCTTTTTAGAGCACAAATCTGACgaaataaaaatgttcatcaggttaagatctatctgctgtAAATATTCCAGATGAACTAGACAACCCTTTGTTGGCTTGCAGTCAccgaattggtaattttaaggacattttgcggttttttgttaatatcttgaatattattatagagataaactgtaaaaagcaataatgttcagcagagtaagatctacaaataagtcaacatgacaaatatggtcaattgacccttaaggagttattgttctttatagtttggtttttttttacaatttttcgtaaatttttgtaatctttaaaaaaaaatcttatgaaaCAACCGAGATAAATTTAAACATACTTGGCCACACTCAGCCTTAGTGcatctagttaaaaaatgtgtccgatgatcctGCCTGCCAGCTAACATGGCAGCATTGCTAAAAATAGTACCTTGGGGAGGGTGGAAATGCATTTTTTGACTTatatatctttgaaaataaaGCAAACAAATAACTGCTGCACTATTTCTTgcatcaattataaataaaaatatcagataaGCGACAAaggctccttggagcctctagttttatgttTCTTCCCCTTCGAAACTTTGGTACTTGGTACCTTTAAAGTTATATACCAACAACACATGTGTTCTTTTGCTGGTTTCAAATATTTCCCGTCGCAGTAATATGGGTCCCTTTGTTAGTGTCGAGGATTATACAGTCCAGGTACAGATGTCTATGTTGGTTTCTAAGAAAATATGTGACTAACGTACATTGTACATGTGTTCTTTTGGTTTGAAGCCTTAGTTTGCATATCTTTGTATCTCCACCATAAGGTTTGTTATGTTCACTTTGAAGTATTTGGTTTCTAGCATCACTATAGTTGAATAAAATATCGAAACTCGCATATGTTCCATTATATTATAATCGTTATTATGTAATTCCATATCACTATTTATACTTGTAGAATTTTACCTTTTCTGTGTATGAAAGCCCATTCAAATAAAGTTATTGTCCTGTTGTTTACTTTATGTAAAATGGGGTTATTCGTAAAAATGTCGAAGCAGGTGAAGAACACATGTGTGCCATGTAATATAATACTACAGTGCGTACAAAGATGCAATCGAAACTTTTATGAAGATGCATTTCAATAGGCCTGTTAAAAtatggtccgtgtaacacttatcaatttaaagttttaaaaagttttgaaacttt of the Mytilus galloprovincialis chromosome 8, xbMytGall1.hap1.1, whole genome shotgun sequence genome contains:
- the LOC143085091 gene encoding heat shock 70 kDa protein 12A-like; translated protein: MAAGETISESLFVAAIDFGTTYSGYAFGNRNDYKDDPSKVAGCHWSMGSQPGLSLKTPSCILFDPEQNFDSFGGEAEDKYTELAQDEEHGDWYFFRRFKMQLYGKEELSKDFMLEGENGLQMPAIKVFAESIKFLRTHFEDHIKNKADEIKPRDVEWVLTVPAIWPDPAKKFMKEAANAGGIPNSRLILALEPEAASIYCKNLPVDRTLSTGGRSTLDAFAPGTQYLILDAGGGTVDITVQEIKDDGDIKQIYMANGGDWGGTKVDEAFDEFLTDIVGSDTVEKFRKDDKVDYLGLCREFEVKKRSIRPDSTAKITIRIPLSLSERFQEVKGVSLKSSFKSNKSMSWVGDKLRVDPDTAKKFFEEPCQRIVDHLKDLFQKGAVVDTDIILMVGGFSESQMLQEAIKSAFQSKTVIIPEDAGLAVLKGAVQFGFNPKVISPRILRYTFGFGTNMQFRPHTDPEDKKHFTNNKMYCRDRFGKHIGRGEPMECGDLTNTKTYNPLKENASKIVLPLYSSRSDDPQYIDEEDCTYIGKFEVDLSDVTGPDRDVEIGMKFGGTDIAVEATIKSTGQKIEARYSKLRAL